In the Aromatoleum bremense genome, one interval contains:
- a CDS encoding SixA phosphatase family protein codes for MDLLLWRHAEAVEGSPDQARELSARGREQARRMARWLDEHRPKALRILVSPTMRTRQTALAFTRDFEIVPSIGPEAGVADLLAAARWPEARGACLIIGHQPTLGRLAALLLCGAEADWTIKKGALWWFNNRVREGEPQTVLRAAIPADFT; via the coding sequence ATGGATTTGTTGTTGTGGCGTCACGCGGAGGCCGTCGAAGGCAGTCCGGACCAGGCTCGCGAACTTAGCGCACGCGGCCGCGAGCAGGCGCGACGGATGGCGCGCTGGCTCGACGAGCACCGGCCGAAAGCGCTGCGGATACTCGTCAGCCCGACGATGCGCACGCGCCAGACCGCGCTGGCGTTCACGCGGGATTTCGAGATCGTGCCGTCGATCGGGCCCGAGGCCGGCGTTGCGGATCTCCTCGCCGCGGCCCGCTGGCCGGAGGCGCGCGGCGCGTGCCTCATCATTGGCCATCAGCCCACGCTCGGGCGGCTCGCGGCGCTGCTGTTGTGCGGTGCGGAAGCCGACTGGACGATCAAGAAAGGCGCGTTGTGGTGGTTCAACAATCGAGTGCGCGAAGGCGAACCGCAGACGGTGCTGCGTGCCGCGATCCCTGCCGATTTCACGTAA
- the mnmA gene encoding tRNA 2-thiouridine(34) synthase MnmA, whose translation MKVVVGMSGGVDSSVTALLLKQQGYEVTGLFMKNWEDDDDDEHCSTRQDLVDVASVCDVIGIDLEVVNFSAEYKDRVFADFLREYEAGRTPNPDILCNSEIKFRCFLDHAMALGADRIATGHYAQVREWVNDGRSEYQLLKAEDGTKDQSYFLYRLNQAQLAKTLFPLGALYKRDVRRIAAEAGLHVAGKKDSTGICFIGERPFREFLMRYLPMRPGEIRNLDDGCVIGEHQGLMYHTIGQRKGLHIGGIKGRQDDAGEHDAWYVAGKDVKANVLYAVQGHEHPALLKTRLAATDLHWIAGRDPHTHWVYTAKPRYRTPDMPCEIEAIAGGRAEIVFAEPQWALTPGQSVVVYESKVCLGGGVIA comes from the coding sequence ATGAAGGTCGTCGTCGGCATGTCCGGCGGCGTCGACTCCTCGGTGACCGCGCTGCTGCTCAAGCAGCAGGGTTACGAGGTTACCGGCCTGTTCATGAAGAACTGGGAGGACGATGATGACGACGAGCACTGCTCGACGCGCCAGGATCTCGTCGATGTCGCGTCGGTCTGCGACGTCATCGGCATCGACCTCGAGGTCGTCAATTTCTCGGCCGAGTACAAGGACCGCGTGTTCGCCGATTTCCTGCGCGAATACGAGGCCGGGCGCACGCCGAACCCGGACATCCTGTGCAATTCCGAGATCAAGTTCCGCTGCTTTCTCGATCACGCGATGGCGCTCGGCGCGGACCGCATCGCCACCGGACACTATGCGCAGGTGCGCGAATGGGTCAATGACGGGCGCAGCGAATACCAGCTGCTGAAGGCCGAGGACGGCACGAAGGACCAGAGCTACTTCCTGTACCGGCTGAACCAGGCGCAGCTCGCGAAGACGCTGTTCCCTCTCGGCGCCCTCTACAAACGCGACGTGCGCCGCATCGCGGCCGAGGCCGGCCTGCATGTCGCCGGGAAGAAGGATTCGACCGGCATCTGCTTCATCGGCGAGCGGCCGTTCCGCGAATTCCTGATGCGCTACCTGCCGATGCGCCCGGGCGAGATCCGCAACCTCGACGACGGTTGCGTCATCGGCGAGCACCAGGGCCTGATGTACCACACGATCGGCCAGCGCAAGGGCTTGCACATCGGCGGCATCAAGGGCCGCCAGGACGACGCGGGCGAGCACGATGCGTGGTATGTCGCGGGCAAGGACGTGAAGGCCAATGTGCTGTACGCGGTCCAGGGGCACGAGCATCCGGCCCTGCTGAAGACTCGCCTGGCCGCGACCGACCTGCACTGGATTGCCGGCCGCGACCCGCACACGCACTGGGTATACACCGCCAAGCCGCGCTACCGGACGCCCGACATGCCGTGCGAGATCGAGGCGATCGCCGGCGGGCGCGCCGAGATCGTGTTCGCGGAACCGCAATGGGCGTTGACACCGGGGCAGAGCGTCGTCGTGTATGAATCGAAGGTGTGCCTCGGCGGCGGCGTGATCGCCTGA
- a CDS encoding NUDIX hydrolase: MNRSWKPNVTVAAIIERGGRFLVVEEETADGLRFNQPAGHLEEGESLVAAATREVLEETAYRFAPECLVGVYQWPVPDGDITYLRFAFGGPVRGESTGAKLDDGIVRAVWLTPDELRDCTPRHRSPLVMRCVDDWIAGRRYPLEFITHYSG, from the coding sequence ATGAACAGATCCTGGAAACCCAACGTCACCGTCGCGGCGATCATCGAACGCGGCGGCCGCTTCCTCGTCGTCGAGGAAGAGACCGCCGACGGATTGCGTTTCAACCAGCCGGCGGGTCATCTCGAAGAAGGGGAGTCGCTCGTCGCGGCGGCGACGCGTGAAGTGCTCGAGGAGACCGCGTACCGTTTCGCGCCGGAGTGCCTCGTCGGCGTCTACCAGTGGCCGGTGCCGGACGGCGACATCACCTACCTGCGCTTCGCCTTCGGCGGCCCGGTGCGCGGCGAGTCGACCGGCGCGAAGCTCGACGACGGCATCGTCAGGGCGGTGTGGCTGACGCCGGACGAGCTGCGCGACTGCACGCCGCGTCACCGCAGCCCGCTCGTGATGCGCTGCGTCGACGACTGGATTGCCGGGCGCCGCTACCCGCTCGAGTTCATCACGCACTACTCCGGCTGA
- a CDS encoding branched-chain amino acid transaminase, with amino-acid sequence MSMADRDGFIWQDGKLVPWREATTHVLTHSLHYGLAVFEGVRAYNTASGTAIFRLAEHTQRLINSGKIYRMEIPFSKEELMEAQKEVVRANKLESCYLRPLAFYGSEKMGISTRGATVHVAIAAWPWGAYLGEEGLEKGIRIKTSSYSRHHVNVTMPRAKMSGSYANSILANLEATEDGYDEALLLDTQGFVAEGSGENLFVIKDDKIYEPEIASALTGITRDSVIQVAREFGYTVESRRMTRDDIYIADEAFFTGTAAEVTPIRELDNRTIGEGRRGPITAKIQARFFDIVNGRAPEYERWLTHV; translated from the coding sequence ATGTCCATGGCTGACCGCGACGGTTTCATCTGGCAGGACGGCAAACTCGTGCCGTGGCGCGAAGCCACGACTCACGTCCTGACCCACTCCCTGCATTACGGCCTGGCCGTCTTCGAGGGCGTGCGCGCGTACAACACCGCCAGCGGCACCGCGATCTTCCGCCTCGCCGAGCACACGCAGCGCCTGATCAACTCGGGCAAGATCTACCGCATGGAGATCCCGTTCTCCAAGGAAGAGCTGATGGAAGCGCAGAAGGAAGTGGTGCGCGCCAACAAGCTCGAATCCTGCTACCTGCGCCCGCTCGCATTCTACGGTTCGGAAAAGATGGGCATCTCGACGCGCGGCGCGACGGTGCATGTCGCCATCGCCGCCTGGCCGTGGGGCGCATACCTCGGCGAGGAAGGCCTCGAGAAGGGCATCCGCATCAAGACGTCGTCCTACTCCCGCCACCACGTCAACGTCACGATGCCGCGTGCGAAGATGTCCGGCAGCTATGCGAACTCGATCCTCGCGAACCTCGAGGCGACCGAAGACGGCTACGACGAGGCGCTGCTGCTCGACACCCAGGGCTTCGTCGCCGAAGGCTCGGGCGAGAACCTCTTCGTCATCAAGGACGACAAGATCTACGAACCCGAGATCGCCTCGGCGCTGACCGGCATCACGCGCGACTCGGTGATCCAGGTCGCGCGCGAATTCGGCTACACGGTCGAGTCGCGCCGCATGACGCGCGACGACATCTACATCGCCGACGAAGCCTTCTTCACCGGCACGGCGGCGGAAGTGACACCGATCCGCGAACTCGACAACCGCACGATCGGCGAAGGCCGTCGCGGCCCGATCACGGCGAAGATCCAGGCCCGCTTCTTCGATATCGTCAATGGCCGCGCGCCCGAATACGAGCGCTGGCTCACCCACGTCTGA
- a CDS encoding zinc-finger domain-containing protein: MAETRDKTQPIAVTAADLPLACPRPDAPLWARHPRVFLDVLKEGEAVCPYCSAKYVFTGEHPKGHH, from the coding sequence ATGGCCGAAACTCGCGACAAGACCCAGCCGATCGCCGTCACCGCGGCCGACCTGCCACTCGCCTGCCCGCGCCCCGACGCCCCGCTGTGGGCGCGGCACCCGCGGGTGTTTCTCGACGTGCTGAAGGAAGGCGAAGCGGTGTGCCCGTACTGCAGCGCGAAGTACGTGTTCACCGGCGAGCATCCGAAAGGCCATCACTGA
- a CDS encoding YybH family protein: MSKPIYTSVAEAEAAFYDALARSDLDAMMTVWSEDDEVVCVHPDTPRLVGLAAVRESWRQLFAGGVRLQVRTSHHVVCQNMLLTIHNVIEHVTVEGEDRLPPPMIATNVYTRGALGWRLVMHHASPAPENPHAPAHGAPHVMH, from the coding sequence GTGAGCAAACCCATCTACACTTCGGTCGCCGAAGCGGAAGCGGCGTTCTACGATGCGCTGGCACGCTCCGACCTCGACGCAATGATGACGGTCTGGTCGGAAGATGACGAAGTCGTCTGCGTGCATCCGGACACCCCGCGCCTGGTCGGGCTCGCTGCGGTGCGGGAATCCTGGCGCCAGCTGTTCGCGGGCGGCGTCCGCCTCCAGGTGCGCACCTCCCACCACGTGGTGTGCCAGAACATGCTGCTGACGATCCACAACGTGATCGAACACGTCACAGTCGAAGGCGAGGACCGGCTGCCGCCGCCGATGATCGCGACCAACGTTTATACGCGGGGAGCGCTCGGCTGGCGCCTCGTCATGCACCACGCGTCCCCGGCGCCGGAAAACCCGCATGCCCCGGCTCACGGCGCGCCGCACGTCATGCACTGA